The window GGGGGCTGGACCCAGGTGTCCTCGCCCAGCTGGGCCAGGACGGCGAAGCCGTAGCGTGGCCGCCCCTTCCAGAAGTCGGCGATGCCGTGGATGGCCGAGCCCCGGGTGCGAGCCCGGACCTCCTCGATGTTGGAGTACTCCATGACCGTGCCGATGCGCACCTTGGCCCTCGCCACGATCAGGCCGCCGTGGAGCTGCAGCCACACGACATCGCCCTCGAAGGCCCCCTCCTTGTACGCGGGACCAGGGCGATCCCGGGTTTCCACGGCAAAGCCGAGGGTCGGGGCCTTCGATGAGCCAGTGAGGTGTTCGAGCTTCCGGACGATGACGTGGTCCACGTGGACCTAAGAGTACCAAGTGCGGGCCGCCAGGATGGGCCCGACCGGCACAGACCCGGTGGCGGGCCGGCCCGCCCCGGTAGTGTGCGCGGCGTGCGCGTGCGCCGGGTCTCCAGCGGCTGGCTGCAGGCGGCGTTCCTGGCCGCCCTGGCCATCATCGGCTTCGTCGCCTTCCGAGGGGCCATCGCCCGCAGTTCGCTGGCGGGCCAGACCTTCGCCTACACCTTCGTCGGCGTCACCGCCGTGCCGATGGTGAGCGAGCTGCGCCGGCGCTCCCGCCAGCCCGAGGGCCAGCCGGTGCGCTGGCTCCCCGTGCCCGACCGCGCCACCCGGGACGGGCGGTGGTCGCTCCGGCCCCTGGTGTGGGCGGTGGCGCTCGTCCTGTGGATCCTCATCCCTCTGGCCGCCCTGGCCGCCGCCCTCAACCTGGCGGTCGGCGTGATGGTGCACGACGTCGCCGGCTCGCTGGGTGGGGTGCTGGCGGCGGCCGACGGGGCGATGGCCGGGCTGGCGGCCTGGCAGGCGCTGCGCACCGTCCTCGTGTGGCGGGTGGCGGCGCCCCTGGAGCGCTGGCCTGCCTACGTGGAGGCCCCCGCACTCAGCCTGCGCCCCGGGCGCTTCCTGGAGGAGTTCCGCCGGGAGCCGGTCTACTACTACGAGACCCCCCGGAGCCGCCGGCTCTAGCCGGCTCTAGCCGGGCGCACTTCAGCCGGGGTGGCGACACATTTGTGCATCCCTGAGCATGATAATCCTGCTCATCTGTGCACAAAGTGCCGCCTACGGCGTCGGGTCCTCGTGCTGGGTCCCCCGGGCGAGACTTCAGGTCGCCTCGGGCCGCAGGTTCCAGGCCGGGTTGACCCAGCCGGCCCCCCGGCCCAGGCCCACGGCGTGGCGGATGGCCCCCGTGACATGCGCTTTGGCCCCGGCGACTGCCTCCGGCACCGGAACCCCCCGGGCGAGGAGGGCGGCGAGGGCGGCAGACAGCACGCAGCCGGTGCCGTGCAGATGGGGCGTGTCGATGCGGTCGACCTCGAAGTCGGTGAACCCCGAACCGCCGAACAGCACGTCGAGGGCCCGCCCGGGCAGGTGGCCGCCCTTGATCAGGACCCACCCTGGCCCCCGGGCGTGGAGGGCCTGGGCGGCAGCCCGCATCTCGTCCACGGTCCGCACTGGCGCGTCGACCAGCCACTCGGCCTCGGCCAGGTTCGGGGTGACCACCAGCGCCTGAGGGATCAGGCGGCGCAGGAGCGTCTCCCGGGCCTCGTGGGCCAGCAGCGGCGTTCCGGTGGTGGAGACCCGGACCGGGTCCACCACCAGGCTCGAGACGCCGCACTCCTCCAATGCCCCGGCCACGGCATCGACGGTGGCGGGGCCGGCCAGCATGCCGGTCTTGGCCGCGGCCACCGGAAGGTCCCGGCACACCGTGCGGATCTGCTCGGCGACGAACTCGGGCGGGACGGCGTGGATGCCGGACACTCCCCGCGTGTTCTGGGCGGTGACTGCCGTGATGGCCGAGGCGCCATGGACCCCGAACGCCCGGAAGGTGGCGAGGTCGGCGTGGATGCCGGCGCCGCCTCCCGAATCGGAGCCGGCGATGGCGAGCGCCACGTGCGGAAGCGCCGTCATGCCCGGAAGTGGTCCCACCCGGCGGTGGGCAGGGGGCGTTCATCGGCGCCCTGGCGGAGCACAAGCCCACCCGCGGTGATCTCCCCCACCGCATGCACCGGCGTGCCCGTGGCCTCCTGCACCGCCCCGGCCGCCGCCGCCGCTCGGTCGGAGGCGATGGCGAAGCACAGCTCGTAGTCCTCCCCCCCACCGAGGGCCAGGGCGAGCGGATCCGCCCCGGCGGGCAGGCCGGCGGGATCGAGCAGCGGGAGGCGGTCGGCATCGACCGTTGCGCCCACCCCGGATCCGGCGCACAGGTGGCCCAGGTCGGCGGCGAAGCCGTCCGAGACGTCCACCATGGCCGAGGGCAGGAAGCGGCGCAGCACCTCGGCCTCCCGGACCCGGGGGACGGGGCGCAGGTGCGCCTGGGCGAGGTCGGGCCGGGCGTCGCCGCCGGCGCGCAGCATCGCCAGGCCGGCGGCGGCGGCCCCCAGGGTGCCCGTGACGCAGACGGTATGGCCTACCTCGGCCCCGGACCGTTCGATCACCCGCCGGCCGGCGGGGTTGCCCAGCAGGGCCACCGAGATGACCAGCTCGCCGCAGCGCGAGAGGTCTCCCCCCGCCACCGCCATCCCGAAGGCATCGCAGCACGCCCGCATCCCCCGGTACAGGCCCTCCAGGAAGCCGACGTCCAGGCCGGGGCGCAGCCCGAGGGAGACCAGCGCCCGGCGGGGCGTGCCGCCCATGGCGGCGACGTCGCTGGCGTTGACCGCGATCGCCTTCCACCCCAGGTCCTCGGGACCGGTCCAGGCCAGGTCGAAGTGGATCCCCTCGACCAGAAGGTCGGCGGTGAACAGGATGGTTCCCCCGGGGGCTCGGAGGATGGCGGCGTCGTCGCCGATCCAGACCTCGCCCTCGGGCGGCGGCCCGAGCAGGGCGCGGAGGCGCTCGATGAGGCCGAACTCGCCCAGTTCCGAGACGTTCACGGGCCCAGTATCATCAGGCGGTGCCCGTCATCAACACCCTCGAGCTCGAGGGGGTCTCGCCC of the Actinomycetota bacterium genome contains:
- the thiD gene encoding bifunctional hydroxymethylpyrimidine kinase/phosphomethylpyrimidine kinase, with the protein product MTALPHVALAIAGSDSGGGAGIHADLATFRAFGVHGASAITAVTAQNTRGVSGIHAVPPEFVAEQIRTVCRDLPVAAAKTGMLAGPATVDAVAGALEECGVSSLVVDPVRVSTTGTPLLAHEARETLLRRLIPQALVVTPNLAEAEWLVDAPVRTVDEMRAAAQALHARGPGWVLIKGGHLPGRALDVLFGGSGFTDFEVDRIDTPHLHGTGCVLSAALAALLARGVPVPEAVAGAKAHVTGAIRHAVGLGRGAGWVNPAWNLRPEAT
- the thiL gene encoding thiamine-phosphate kinase produces the protein MNVSELGEFGLIERLRALLGPPPEGEVWIGDDAAILRAPGGTILFTADLLVEGIHFDLAWTGPEDLGWKAIAVNASDVAAMGGTPRRALVSLGLRPGLDVGFLEGLYRGMRACCDAFGMAVAGGDLSRCGELVISVALLGNPAGRRVIERSGAEVGHTVCVTGTLGAAAAGLAMLRAGGDARPDLAQAHLRPVPRVREAEVLRRFLPSAMVDVSDGFAADLGHLCAGSGVGATVDADRLPLLDPAGLPAGADPLALALGGGEDYELCFAIASDRAAAAAGAVQEATGTPVHAVGEITAGGLVLRQGADERPLPTAGWDHFRA